The following proteins are co-located in the Candidatus Nitrotoga sp. AM1P genome:
- a CDS encoding GAF domain-containing protein: protein MSDVETSLIKLQDLSNFLEKGNLNDNLAQLAEMTAKILSAINCSIMLLNDNKSDNLLMSVCASYGPLPAAAYKELIGKGDGIAGYVIATGQSLLIEDINHSEFAKLARRASEPGKSLISSPITIGGHIIGVVNISGHMGNCAFQLVDLNLLNVVALFIGKSIQSIQLQSILNSRFAQLALAQEAQNNMGASLGSVFHNPDQVAKIFAKSFYKEMARGGFGSNQIISAASEIISQLSDNLQHHSQRMERKMAKPSGDIPSSQKVAPLGEL from the coding sequence ATGAGTGATGTAGAGACTTCATTGATCAAGCTTCAGGATTTGTCTAATTTTTTAGAGAAGGGGAACCTCAATGACAACCTTGCACAACTAGCTGAAATGACGGCAAAAATATTGAGCGCCATAAATTGCTCAATCATGCTGCTCAATGATAATAAATCCGATAATTTACTTATGAGTGTGTGCGCTAGTTACGGCCCGCTGCCGGCAGCAGCGTATAAAGAGTTGATAGGGAAGGGCGACGGGATTGCTGGCTATGTGATTGCAACTGGGCAATCATTGTTGATTGAAGATATTAACCATTCGGAGTTCGCCAAATTGGCTCGACGTGCAAGTGAACCAGGTAAAAGTCTGATTTCCTCGCCTATAACCATTGGTGGGCACATTATAGGTGTAGTTAATATAAGTGGTCACATGGGCAATTGTGCATTTCAGTTGGTTGACTTGAATCTTCTTAATGTGGTTGCTTTATTCATCGGTAAATCGATTCAGTCAATCCAATTGCAGAGTATTCTGAATTCGCGCTTTGCCCAACTGGCGCTAGCCCAGGAAGCCCAAAATAATATGGGTGCATCTTTGGGTAGCGTTTTTCACAATCCTGATCAAGTAGCGAAAATATTTGCAAAATCTTTCTACAAAGAAATGGCCCGAGGAGGATTCGGCTCAAATCAAATTATTAGTGCAGCTTCAGAAATTATCAGCCAATTGAGTGATAATTTGCAACATCACAGTCAGCGAATGGAACGCAAGATGGCTAAACCATCAGGCGATATACCATCATCACAGAAAGTTGCTCCACTTGGGGAGCTTTAA
- a CDS encoding nucleotidyltransferase domain-containing protein, translating to MIQNYLILKALREPKALISLSLTDWDLLIRQARRANLLARICISLDERGLLEQVPPKPREHLEWSRVISEKHIQAVHWEITQIRNALAKIGMPVILLKGAAYVMAKLPSAKGRLFSDIDIIVPKGSLNAVEAALMLHGWAATHHDAYDQRYYRTWMHELPPMQHIKRMTVIDVHHAILPETAALHPDSAKLLAAAQLLDGYDDLKVFAPVDMVLHSAVHLFHNDQLDQGLRDLVDIDSLLRHFNNLPAFWPNLAVRAQELELSRPLFYALRYAVHFLNTPIPLDMIEAAKNGRPNPLTLIFTDQLFERALMPVHKSCSDWLTGAARQILYVRATWLRMPSLLLARHLFHKAFISPKLE from the coding sequence GTGATCCAGAATTATTTAATATTGAAAGCTCTCCGAGAGCCCAAGGCATTAATTTCCCTGAGTTTAACTGATTGGGATTTACTCATACGTCAAGCACGCCGCGCCAATCTGTTGGCACGCATTTGCATTTCATTGGACGAACGCGGCTTACTCGAACAGGTGCCGCCAAAACCTCGGGAGCATCTGGAATGGTCGCGTGTAATTTCTGAAAAACACATTCAAGCTGTTCATTGGGAAATCACCCAGATTCGAAATGCATTGGCGAAAATAGGGATGCCGGTCATTCTCCTTAAGGGCGCTGCCTATGTCATGGCAAAACTGCCGTCTGCTAAAGGGAGATTATTTTCCGATATCGACATCATAGTACCTAAAGGTAGTCTCAATGCTGTAGAGGCCGCCTTGATGCTTCATGGTTGGGCTGCGACGCATCACGATGCCTATGACCAGCGCTACTATCGCACATGGATGCACGAATTGCCCCCTATGCAGCATATTAAACGGATGACCGTCATCGACGTGCATCATGCGATTTTGCCGGAAACGGCAGCTCTTCATCCTGATTCGGCAAAGCTCTTGGCTGCGGCGCAATTACTTGATGGTTACGACGATTTAAAGGTATTTGCGCCGGTCGACATGGTGCTCCATAGTGCAGTCCACCTATTCCATAATGATCAACTGGATCAGGGTCTTCGGGATTTGGTTGATATTGATAGTTTGTTACGTCATTTCAACAATTTGCCAGCGTTCTGGCCTAATCTAGCCGTGCGAGCACAGGAACTTGAGTTAAGTCGACCACTTTTTTATGCCTTACGTTATGCTGTCCATTTTTTGAACACGCCCATCCCTTTAGACATGATAGAAGCAGCCAAAAATGGTCGTCCCAACCCATTAACCTTGATTTTTACAGATCAGCTTTTTGAACGTGCGCTCATGCCAGTCCACAAGAGCTGTTCTGATTGGTTGACCGGTGCAGCTCGACAGATACTTTATGTACGCGCAACCTGGTTGCGTATGCCTTCTTTGCTTCTTGCGCGTCATCTGTTCCATAAGGCTTTCATTTCACCTAAGCTTGAATGA
- the recX gene encoding recombination regulator RecX, which translates to MMEQKAVPKKLELSLHTRAMKYLVRREYSRAELHAKLLLQATPDDNVDRVLDELAARGWLSDSRAAEQLVRMRRNRFGMQRITYELRQKGIGEDLINDALPQMRDTELEAARSIWQKKFGIVPENAKEKVKQLRFMQSRGFMPDVIFKVLRGIDDGE; encoded by the coding sequence ATGATGGAACAGAAAGCGGTGCCAAAGAAGCTTGAGTTAAGCCTGCACACCCGCGCCATGAAATATCTGGTGCGGCGTGAATATAGTCGTGCCGAACTGCACGCTAAGCTTTTGCTTCAAGCTACACCAGACGACAATGTGGATAGGGTTTTGGATGAATTGGCGGCGCGCGGTTGGTTATCCGATTCTCGTGCAGCCGAGCAGTTGGTGCGCATGCGCCGCAATCGTTTCGGCATGCAGCGCATTACATATGAACTTCGCCAGAAAGGTATAGGCGAAGATCTGATTAACGATGCATTACCGCAAATGAGAGATACCGAACTGGAAGCGGCTCGCAGCATCTGGCAAAAAAAGTTCGGCATTGTCCCTGAGAATGCCAAGGAAAAAGTCAAGCAGCTACGTTTTATGCAATCGCGCGGCTTTATGCCGGATGTGATTTTTAAGGTATTACGAGGTATAGACGATGGTGAATAA
- the fnr gene encoding fumarate/nitrate reduction transcriptional regulator Fnr, with protein sequence MHKSVPNNSLKTACSTCNLRKLCLPVNLSNIEMARLDDLITRKGVYRHGSILYRSGDKFQALYAIRTGFFKTQILNEDGREQVTGFQMAGEIIGMDGISSDTHTCDAVALEDCEICEIPFNRLEDLGRELPPLQRHLHRILSREIVRDQNIMLLLGSMRAEERLAAFLLNLSQRFAVRGYSPTSFQLRMTRQEIGSYLGLKLETVSRALSHLQESKLINVRNRSLEILCLPGLQACIGKRAR encoded by the coding sequence ATGCACAAATCTGTTCCCAACAATTCGCTGAAAACTGCATGCTCGACTTGTAATCTGCGCAAACTATGCCTGCCCGTTAACCTGAGTAATATCGAAATGGCACGCTTGGATGATTTAATTACCCGCAAGGGTGTTTACCGTCATGGCAGCATATTATATCGGAGCGGGGACAAATTTCAGGCACTGTATGCAATTCGTACTGGTTTTTTCAAAACCCAGATCCTTAATGAAGACGGACGCGAACAAGTGACCGGCTTTCAGATGGCTGGAGAAATCATCGGCATGGATGGCATTAGTAGTGATACACACACTTGCGATGCCGTAGCACTTGAAGACTGTGAGATATGTGAAATTCCCTTTAATCGTCTGGAGGATCTCGGCCGAGAGCTCCCTCCTCTACAGAGACACCTGCACCGCATCCTTAGCCGAGAAATTGTCCGAGATCAAAATATTATGCTGCTGCTTGGATCAATGCGTGCAGAGGAACGCTTGGCTGCTTTCCTGCTCAATCTATCACAGCGTTTTGCGGTACGCGGTTATTCCCCCACCTCATTCCAATTGCGCATGACGCGTCAAGAAATCGGCAGCTATCTCGGATTAAAACTGGAAACCGTCAGTCGCGCACTGTCCCACCTACAGGAAAGCAAACTGATTAATGTGCGCAATAGATCATTGGAAATACTTTGCCTGCCCGGGCTGCAAGCTTGCATAGGAAAGCGTGCGCGCTAA
- a CDS encoding O-succinylhomoserine sulfhydrylase, whose translation MPEQSNHAEKSYQLETLAVHAGTKRSQFNEHSEALFLTSSFVFDSAAQAAARFIGAEPGNIYSRFTNPTVTMFEERLAALEGAEQCVATASGMSAILACCMGLLKSGDHIVASRSIFGSTVNLFGTIFKRFGVDTTFVSATDVNEWEVAVRPNTRLFFLETPSNPLTEISDIAGIAAVAKQQGVLLAVDNCFCTPALQRPLDLGADIVIHSATKYLDGQGRVLGGAVLGNKKVIEPIYQFLRTAGPTMSAFNAWVFLKGMETLKIRMNAHSANALSVAQWLEAQDNVARVYYPGLPSHPQHELAMKQQKAGGGIVSFEVKGGREEAWRLIDSTRMISITANLGDTKTTLTHPATTTHARITQEARDAAGISEGLLRIAVGLEAASDIQIDLARGMYK comes from the coding sequence ATGCCAGAACAATCTAACCACGCAGAAAAATCTTATCAGCTTGAAACACTCGCAGTACACGCGGGCACAAAACGCAGCCAATTTAATGAACATAGCGAAGCACTGTTTCTGACTTCCAGTTTCGTGTTCGATAGCGCGGCCCAAGCCGCTGCACGCTTTATCGGCGCAGAGCCGGGCAACATTTATTCGCGTTTCACCAACCCTACCGTTACCATGTTTGAGGAGCGTTTGGCCGCGCTGGAAGGCGCGGAGCAGTGTGTGGCGACGGCGTCAGGTATGTCGGCGATTTTGGCGTGCTGTATGGGTTTGCTAAAAAGCGGGGATCACATCGTCGCTTCGCGCAGCATATTTGGCTCGACGGTAAATTTGTTCGGTACCATTTTTAAACGGTTTGGTGTGGACACGACCTTTGTTTCTGCCACCGATGTGAACGAGTGGGAAGTTGCGGTACGACCTAACACACGGCTATTTTTTCTGGAGACACCGTCCAATCCCCTTACTGAAATATCCGACATTGCAGGCATTGCGGCAGTAGCGAAGCAGCAAGGTGTGTTACTGGCAGTAGACAATTGTTTTTGCACTCCCGCGTTGCAGCGCCCGCTGGATTTAGGCGCGGACATCGTGATTCATTCCGCTACTAAATATCTTGATGGCCAAGGGCGTGTACTGGGAGGTGCGGTGCTAGGCAACAAGAAAGTGATAGAACCTATATACCAGTTTCTGCGTACGGCGGGGCCGACTATGAGCGCATTCAACGCATGGGTATTTCTGAAAGGCATGGAGACATTGAAGATTCGTATGAACGCGCACAGCGCTAATGCGCTGTCCGTGGCGCAATGGCTGGAGGCGCAGGATAATGTGGCGCGCGTGTATTACCCCGGTCTGCCGTCGCATCCACAACATGAACTGGCGATGAAGCAGCAGAAGGCTGGTGGCGGTATCGTATCGTTTGAAGTAAAGGGTGGCAGAGAAGAGGCTTGGCGTCTTATCGATAGCACGCGCATGATTTCAATCACGGCTAACTTGGGCGACACCAAGACCACATTAACCCACCCAGCCACCACCACGCATGCCCGTATAACTCAGGAGGCCAGAGATGCAGCGGGTATTAGTGAGGGTTTGTTGCGCATTGCGGTCGGATTGGAAGCAGCAAGCGATATCCAGATCGATCTGGCACGAGGGATGTACAAATAA
- a CDS encoding HprK-related kinase A → MNVSALTPSELKRRLRKTGIFLQTGSFTTHLKTSISHVAEGIGLLYADYPLVEQDDFADFHISLVRPRNLRRWFKPQALFLFDGNTIFKPLPLDQAFPMLEWGLNWCVSNHANHCLIIHAAVVEKGGYAVIMPAPPGSGKSTLCAALVNRGWRLLSDELALVRVSDGKLIPLPRPVSLKNESIEIIRRYEPNAIFSRKVADTIKGTVAHMKAPPDSLARATEVVQVAWIIFPKYQAGAKACLEALPQSRAFMRVADNSFNYSLLGLNGFKTMASLIDVSLCYDFTYSKLDDAIEIFGALKPKI, encoded by the coding sequence TTGAATGTTTCTGCATTAACTCCATCAGAACTTAAACGCCGTCTTAGAAAGACGGGGATATTTCTGCAAACCGGTTCTTTTACCACGCACCTCAAAACTTCGATTTCCCATGTGGCTGAAGGTATCGGTTTGCTTTATGCCGATTATCCCTTAGTAGAACAAGATGATTTTGCAGATTTTCACATTAGTCTTGTTCGCCCACGTAACCTGCGACGATGGTTCAAGCCACAGGCGTTGTTTTTATTTGATGGAAACACAATATTTAAACCTCTGCCGCTCGACCAGGCATTTCCTATGTTGGAGTGGGGGCTGAATTGGTGCGTATCGAATCATGCTAATCACTGTTTGATTATTCATGCGGCGGTAGTTGAAAAAGGTGGTTATGCTGTAATTATGCCCGCTCCTCCTGGTTCGGGTAAAAGTACCTTATGCGCAGCCTTGGTAAACCGTGGGTGGAGATTGCTGTCTGATGAGCTTGCTTTGGTTCGTGTTAGTGATGGGAAACTCATCCCGCTTCCGCGCCCCGTTAGCTTAAAAAACGAATCTATCGAGATTATCAGGCGTTATGAGCCAAACGCGATTTTCAGCCGCAAGGTGGCAGATACGATAAAGGGCACGGTTGCCCATATGAAAGCACCGCCTGATAGCTTAGCTCGAGCTACAGAGGTCGTTCAGGTTGCGTGGATTATTTTTCCTAAGTATCAGGCAGGCGCTAAGGCGTGTTTGGAGGCGTTGCCGCAATCTCGCGCTTTCATGCGGGTTGCGGACAATTCTTTTAATTATAGTCTTCTTGGACTCAATGGCTTTAAAACCATGGCGAGTTTGATTGATGTGTCTCTGTGTTACGATTTTACGTACAGTAAATTGGATGATGCCATTGAAATATTTGGTGCATTAAAGCCGAAAATTTGA
- a CDS encoding CinA family protein encodes MFVSRDIENMAIQIGSALKSHGLVLATAESCTGGAVASAITDIAGSSEWFERGFVTYSNEAKREMLGVAQDTLTRYGAVSEAVVREMVAGALYYSHAQVALAVSGIAGPAGGTSDKPVGTVWFAWGIKEGQCFVCLHHLSGNRAEIRTQSVGIAFQGVLELLSQVTEVV; translated from the coding sequence ATGTTTGTGAGTCGTGATATTGAAAACATGGCAATCCAAATTGGCAGTGCGCTAAAGTCGCATGGTCTTGTGTTGGCCACAGCCGAGTCATGTACGGGCGGTGCGGTGGCCAGTGCCATTACTGATATTGCGGGCAGTTCCGAATGGTTTGAGCGCGGCTTTGTCACTTATTCAAATGAGGCTAAACGCGAGATGCTGGGTGTTGCCCAAGACACTCTGACACGTTACGGCGCGGTCAGTGAGGCCGTAGTGCGCGAAATGGTAGCAGGCGCGTTGTACTATAGCCATGCGCAGGTGGCATTGGCGGTCAGCGGCATTGCCGGGCCAGCAGGCGGTACGTCGGACAAGCCTGTTGGCACAGTGTGGTTTGCTTGGGGAATTAAGGAGGGACAGTGCTTTGTGTGCCTGCATCATCTCTCTGGTAACCGTGCAGAAATTCGCACGCAGTCTGTGGGCATAGCTTTTCAAGGAGTTTTGGAACTGCTAAGTCAGGTAACAGAGGTAGTTTAA
- a CDS encoding HPr-rel-A system PqqD family peptide chaperone has protein sequence MKWQVIPDQVVNCCSWDDEFVFYNKLSGDTHLLDSTATQILLELRQSPLNVLSLTEVLAPRLQAKMVTYEEFFFQIEHLLNELNTLGLIEFS, from the coding sequence ATGAAATGGCAAGTAATTCCCGATCAAGTAGTTAACTGCTGTTCATGGGATGATGAATTCGTGTTTTATAACAAGCTTTCGGGAGATACGCATCTGCTTGATTCAACGGCTACTCAAATACTATTGGAATTACGACAATCGCCATTAAACGTGTTATCCCTAACGGAAGTGCTTGCCCCACGTCTGCAAGCAAAAATGGTAACGTATGAGGAATTTTTCTTTCAAATTGAACACCTCCTCAATGAGCTTAATACGCTTGGGCTGATAGAATTTAGCTGA
- the ruvA gene encoding Holliday junction branch migration protein RuvA, with translation MIGRLTGNLLEKNPPQILLDVQGVGYEVNVPMSTFYNLPVLHERVVLYTQLIVREDAHLLYGFASEDERTAFRHLLKISGVGPKLALSVLSGLSLNDLAIAVASKEVGLLTRIPGVGKKTAERLLLELQDKFIVSVSDGASGVVTPHGNDITNALLALGYSGKEADWAAKQLAADATVSDGIRQALKLLSKV, from the coding sequence ATGATTGGGCGTTTGACAGGTAACTTGTTGGAAAAAAATCCACCGCAAATTTTGTTGGATGTTCAAGGCGTGGGATATGAGGTGAATGTGCCGATGAGCACTTTCTATAACCTGCCTGTACTGCATGAACGTGTGGTTTTATATACCCAACTTATCGTTCGTGAAGATGCACACCTGCTCTATGGCTTTGCTTCTGAGGACGAGCGCACAGCGTTTCGTCACTTGTTGAAAATTAGTGGCGTGGGGCCGAAGTTGGCGCTGTCGGTGCTGTCTGGTTTGAGCTTGAATGATCTTGCCATTGCCGTGGCAAGTAAAGAGGTAGGGCTATTAACCAGAATTCCAGGCGTTGGCAAAAAGACCGCCGAGCGGCTGTTGCTGGAATTGCAAGATAAATTCATCGTGTCCGTGTCGGATGGCGCAAGTGGTGTTGTGACGCCACATGGCAACGATATCACCAACGCGCTGTTGGCGTTAGGCTACAGCGGGAAGGAAGCGGATTGGGCAGCCAAACAATTGGCCGCAGATGCAACTGTATCGGACGGCATCCGCCAAGCACTTAAGCTATTATCCAAAGTATGA
- a CDS encoding SCO family protein, protein MRNLLLLLFITLLVGCEKPKPPTPFQAIDVSWRYAVEPVDFHLTDPNGKIRRLSDFKGKVVVLFFGYTHCPEICPTTLADLAQVMRLLDKDAEKVQVLFVTLDPERDTPKLLAEYVPSFHPSFLGLYGDTKTTAQVAKTFGVHYDKRVEKDSYTLDHSDGTYLIGTRGQPVLLSPYNQRAELLVQDIRLLLQMAH, encoded by the coding sequence ATGCGTAACCTGCTTTTACTGTTATTTATAACGCTGCTGGTCGGTTGCGAGAAACCCAAGCCGCCTACACCATTCCAAGCCATTGATGTCAGTTGGCGGTATGCAGTAGAACCTGTGGATTTCCATCTCACCGACCCCAACGGCAAAATACGCAGACTATCGGATTTTAAAGGCAAGGTGGTGGTATTGTTTTTTGGTTATACCCACTGTCCCGAAATTTGTCCGACTACACTGGCTGATCTAGCGCAGGTGATGCGCCTACTCGACAAGGATGCAGAAAAGGTGCAGGTGCTATTTGTCACACTGGATCCAGAACGCGATACGCCAAAACTATTAGCTGAATATGTTCCCTCTTTTCACCCGTCTTTTCTGGGCTTGTATGGCGATACCAAAACTACTGCACAGGTAGCCAAGACATTTGGCGTCCATTATGACAAGCGGGTCGAAAAAGACAGCTATACACTGGATCATTCCGATGGCACCTACTTAATTGGCACACGCGGCCAGCCCGTATTGCTTTCCCCTTATAACCAGCGCGCCGAATTGTTAGTGCAGGATATAAGATTGTTACTGCAGATGGCGCATTAA
- the recA gene encoding recombinase RecA, which produces MDDNKSKALAAALSQIEKQFGKGSIMRLGEHDIARDIQVVSTGSLGLDIALGVGGLPRGRVIEIYGPESSGKTTLTLQVIAEMQKLGGTAAFIDAEHALDPQYAQKLGVNVSELLISQPDNGEQALEIADMLVRSAAVDVVVVDSVAALTPKAEIEGEMGEPQMGLQARLMSQALRKLTANIKRSNTTVIFINQIRMKIGVMFGSPETTTGGNALKFYASVRLDIRRVGAIKKGDEVIGSETRVKVVKNKVAPPFKQAEFDILYGEGISREGEVVELGVLHKLVEKAGAWYSYKGEKIGQGKDNAREYLKEHPEMAIEIENKIRAAAGVVALNDGTESGAKEA; this is translated from the coding sequence ATGGATGATAATAAAAGCAAGGCACTTGCGGCGGCTCTGAGTCAGATTGAAAAGCAGTTCGGCAAGGGTTCTATTATGCGTTTGGGTGAGCATGATATTGCGCGCGATATTCAAGTGGTTTCTACTGGATCATTAGGATTGGATATCGCGCTGGGCGTGGGTGGCCTGCCGCGTGGTCGTGTAATTGAAATCTACGGACCGGAATCGTCCGGCAAGACCACGCTCACATTGCAAGTAATCGCCGAAATGCAAAAATTAGGCGGAACGGCTGCATTTATTGATGCAGAACATGCGCTCGATCCGCAATACGCGCAAAAGCTGGGCGTGAATGTCAGTGAGTTGCTCATTTCGCAACCGGATAACGGTGAGCAAGCGTTGGAGATTGCTGATATGTTGGTGCGTTCGGCTGCTGTGGATGTGGTGGTGGTTGATTCTGTGGCAGCACTGACTCCCAAGGCGGAAATTGAAGGGGAAATGGGCGAGCCGCAAATGGGTTTGCAGGCACGTTTGATGTCGCAGGCATTGCGCAAGTTGACCGCTAACATCAAGCGTTCCAATACAACAGTGATTTTTATTAATCAGATACGTATGAAAATCGGTGTGATGTTTGGTAGCCCGGAAACCACGACCGGCGGCAATGCTCTAAAATTCTATGCTTCAGTTCGGCTGGACATTCGTCGTGTCGGTGCGATTAAAAAGGGCGATGAGGTAATCGGTTCAGAAACCCGCGTGAAAGTGGTTAAGAACAAGGTGGCGCCGCCGTTCAAACAGGCGGAATTCGATATTTTATATGGTGAAGGTATTTCTCGTGAAGGCGAAGTCGTCGAATTGGGTGTACTGCACAAACTGGTCGAGAAAGCTGGCGCTTGGTACAGTTACAAGGGTGAGAAGATTGGTCAGGGAAAAGATAATGCGCGCGAATATCTTAAAGAGCATCCTGAAATGGCAATTGAAATTGAGAACAAAATCCGCGCTGCGGCTGGTGTAGTTGCACTCAATGATGGAACAGAAAGCGGTGCCAAAGAAGCTTGA
- the ruvC gene encoding crossover junction endodeoxyribonuclease RuvC — protein MTHSSPARILGIDPGLRITGFGVLDKVGQKLIYVASGFIKTPGGDLPERLKVILNSLREVIEMHQPQLVAIEKVFVNVNPQSTLLLGQARGAAICAAVLASLPVAEYTALQVKQAVVGNGHAKKEQVQDMVQRLLELSDSPSPDAADALACAICHAHAGMGMGQLATKGLRMRNGRLS, from the coding sequence ATGACTCATTCTTCTCCCGCACGCATTTTAGGTATTGACCCAGGCCTGCGTATTACCGGGTTTGGCGTGCTGGACAAAGTGGGGCAAAAACTCATTTATGTCGCCAGCGGCTTTATTAAAACACCGGGTGGTGATTTGCCTGAGCGTCTTAAGGTCATTCTCAATTCATTACGTGAAGTGATTGAAATGCATCAGCCGCAGCTGGTGGCGATAGAAAAAGTATTCGTTAACGTCAATCCGCAATCCACCCTGCTACTGGGGCAGGCGCGTGGTGCGGCGATTTGCGCTGCGGTACTGGCGAGCTTGCCAGTTGCGGAATACACTGCGTTGCAAGTGAAGCAGGCGGTGGTCGGTAATGGCCATGCGAAAAAGGAGCAGGTGCAAGATATGGTACAGCGATTGCTGGAATTGTCCGACTCCCCCAGCCCGGATGCGGCGGATGCGCTGGCGTGTGCGATTTGTCATGCGCACGCTGGTATGGGAATGGGCCAACTGGCGACCAAGGGCTTGCGCATGCGCAATGGCAGATTAAGTTAG
- a CDS encoding YebC/PmpR family DNA-binding transcriptional regulator codes for MAGHSKWANIQHRKGRQDERRGKIFTRLIKEITVAARLGDSDPASNPRLRLAMEKAYDQNMPKDNVERAIKRGSGELEGVDYLELRYEGYGINGAAVMVDCMTDNKTRTVADVRHAFTKHGGNLGTDGSVSFLFKHCGQMIFAPGTDENALMEVVLDAGAEDVMSNDDGSIEVITAPNDFIEVKQRLETAGFKPEMAEIIMKPIVEVMFTGDDAVRMQKLLDALENLDDIQEVYTTAVIAE; via the coding sequence ATGGCGGGTCATAGTAAATGGGCAAATATTCAGCACCGCAAAGGTCGCCAGGATGAAAGGCGGGGCAAGATTTTTACACGCTTGATCAAGGAAATTACCGTGGCGGCCAGGCTGGGTGATAGCGATCCGGCCAGTAATCCGCGCCTGCGATTAGCGATGGAAAAAGCCTATGACCAGAATATGCCGAAAGATAATGTGGAGCGCGCTATTAAACGCGGCAGCGGGGAACTGGAAGGTGTGGATTACCTTGAGCTGCGCTACGAAGGCTACGGCATCAATGGCGCCGCGGTGATGGTAGATTGCATGACCGATAATAAGACACGCACCGTGGCCGATGTGCGCCATGCTTTCACAAAGCACGGCGGCAATCTCGGCACAGATGGTTCTGTGTCATTTCTATTTAAACATTGCGGGCAGATGATTTTTGCACCGGGCACCGATGAAAATGCACTAATGGAAGTAGTGTTGGACGCGGGAGCAGAGGACGTAATGAGCAATGATGACGGCAGTATCGAAGTTATTACTGCACCCAATGATTTTATCGAAGTTAAGCAGCGCTTGGAAACCGCTGGCTTTAAGCCGGAAATGGCAGAAATAATTATGAAGCCTATTGTCGAAGTCATGTTTACGGGTGACGATGCAGTGCGCATGCAAAAACTATTAGACGCACTGGAAAACCTTGATGACATACAGGAAGTTTATACAACGGCCGTGATTGCGGAATGA